A stretch of Bacteroidota bacterium DNA encodes these proteins:
- a CDS encoding class I SAM-dependent methyltransferase gives MPKFLRPQYLPEAALIFERFPKKRPSLPPEIEAIYTPYYQRIQGGKTLASAVSRKMESWVHKQVAKDVLHKSQIGSTLEIGAGCLNQLSFEPEIGPYDIVEPFRDLYEDSKYLHRIRNVYTDVSEVPKNHRYDRITSIQAFEHICNLPEAVARISLLLKSEGRLRVAIPSEGHLLWSLAWRLTSGLEFKIKYGFNYALFMRHEHVNTAREIEAVLRY, from the coding sequence ATGCCGAAATTCCTAAGACCGCAATACCTTCCGGAAGCAGCATTGATATTTGAGCGGTTTCCCAAAAAGCGTCCGTCTCTGCCGCCAGAAATTGAAGCGATCTATACTCCCTATTACCAACGGATTCAGGGCGGAAAGACGTTGGCTTCCGCCGTGTCTCGAAAGATGGAATCATGGGTTCATAAACAGGTGGCCAAAGATGTTCTGCATAAATCCCAAATAGGATCGACTTTGGAGATAGGCGCGGGATGCCTGAATCAGTTGTCTTTTGAGCCGGAAATCGGCCCGTATGACATTGTCGAACCGTTTCGGGATTTATACGAGGATTCGAAATACTTGCATCGCATCCGAAATGTCTATACCGATGTCAGCGAAGTACCTAAAAATCACCGATATGACAGAATCACCTCGATTCAGGCATTTGAACATATATGTAATTTGCCCGAGGCGGTAGCCAGGATCAGCTTGTTGCTTAAATCGGAAGGAAGGCTTCGGGTAGCAATACCCAGCGAGGGACATTTGTTGTGGTCGCTGGCCTGGCGATTGACATCGGGTTTGGAATTCAAGATCAAGTACGGCTTTAATTACGCCCTGTTCATGAGACATGAGCATGTAAATACAGCCCGGGAGATCGAGGCAGTTCTGCGATATTT
- a CDS encoding SPASM domain-containing protein: MNRTPYEKIDVFQKEMFRPLTRLKDVIPLETPYSIVVDPSNLCNFRCAFCPTGDSGLLKKIGRPKGNMPLSLFQKIIDDISGFRDSLKALWLVKDGEPLMNPDFGRMIRYAKESGIADVIKTTTNASLLDGERGIELIESGLDHVRISVEQITDDGYRRVTRNYSDYGRIRRNVTMLFNEKIKRRSRLTVHVKILDIDLTDTEKEKFIHDFKDISDSLNIETLMGWSRSEVKDFTLGKAVEYGMSSAVPLKRDRKICPEPFKTLSVNFNGAVSVCCVDWSFGTVVGDVTKEKIGDIWNGPRLHEFRMKHLQGDRRTISSCANCQYLQGIPAESDIDDFAESVRETLKCRNS; encoded by the coding sequence ATGAACCGAACCCCGTATGAGAAAATCGACGTGTTTCAAAAGGAGATGTTCAGGCCGCTCACCCGGTTGAAAGATGTAATACCACTGGAAACACCTTACAGCATCGTCGTCGATCCGTCCAATCTCTGCAATTTCAGATGCGCTTTTTGTCCCACCGGCGATTCCGGACTGTTGAAGAAGATCGGCCGGCCCAAGGGCAACATGCCCCTGTCCCTTTTTCAGAAAATTATCGACGATATTTCGGGTTTCCGGGATTCACTCAAAGCCCTTTGGCTGGTTAAAGACGGCGAACCCCTGATGAACCCTGATTTTGGAAGGATGATACGATATGCCAAGGAGAGCGGAATTGCGGATGTCATCAAAACCACCACCAACGCTTCGCTTCTCGATGGGGAGCGTGGCATTGAACTGATCGAATCGGGGCTCGACCATGTTCGAATTTCCGTTGAACAGATCACGGATGACGGGTATCGGCGCGTTACCCGGAATTATTCCGATTATGGCAGAATCAGAAGAAACGTGACAATGCTGTTTAATGAAAAAATCAAGCGAAGAAGCAGACTGACAGTACACGTGAAAATACTCGATATCGATCTCACCGATACGGAAAAGGAAAAATTCATTCATGACTTCAAAGACATTTCGGATTCCTTGAATATTGAGACATTAATGGGATGGAGTAGATCCGAAGTTAAGGATTTTACGCTTGGAAAGGCCGTTGAATATGGTATGAGCAGTGCCGTCCCATTGAAAAGAGACAGAAAAATATGTCCGGAACCCTTTAAAACATTGTCCGTCAACTTCAACGGGGCTGTGTCGGTATGTTGTGTGGATTGGAGTTTCGGAACGGTGGTGGGTGATGTCACCAAGGAAAAAATCGGGGACATCTGGAATGGACCCAGACTCCATGAATTCAGGATGAAACACCTTCAGGGCGATCGCCGCACAATTTCGAGCTGCGCCAATTGCCAATACCTGCAGGGCATACCCGCTGAATCGGATATCGACGATTTCGCCGAGTCGGTCCGCGAAACATTGAAATGCCGAAATTCCTAA